One window of Populus nigra chromosome 5, ddPopNigr1.1, whole genome shotgun sequence genomic DNA carries:
- the LOC133695172 gene encoding protein IQ-DOMAIN 32-like isoform X3 gives MGRSTSCFKIITCGSDSAGRDDLQLPESKGSSDKRGWSFRKKSARHRVLSNTIISETTPSSVDKESPESTNLSFQQPGIPPAPEKIAVIQCTDEKPQLSEKPQLSTSTEQELPETIVVTKDENEVDDHVDESVVIVIQAAVRGFLAQKELLKLKYIVKLQAAVRGHLVRQHAIGTLRCVQAIVKMQALVRARRARLWDEQVVGKHGNPISKTLQKESLVIKPTTTYISIEKLLRNSFAHQLMESTPKRKPIRIKCDSSKPNSGWEWLERWMSVSSAEPTPRPDLITEQLEIEKSENVTSPMQTRAPPEGFCELGDSKSNIEEIVLPSESEENMIKSDASDFKFQVCHPNSPLAGDILEQPQPEMIGKSDTEETSITINSLPIQTVESEVNYKTVTDSLPCKQELEGEQPDQPKRSMKREAAEQLDTEEKEFVYGSLKASNPAFIASQTKFEGLGSTASLNRSSSSSHEDSGIESNTDISGIDTESRTKEIDMTENSVSHISRVQYGGSECGTELSVTSTLDSPDAFEVGAAELEHEAKVPEEETCNPNRAKDQEIKDKDSSKDPVSNLSHMNQPEKLEVVKGESANTIVVADSTQEEMNPERSVSDVQRELNSETGGLAYRSSPEVSPRSLLTVPDSQGTPSSQLSVKAKKSRADRSSSSQKHKSSSASKRSPSNPNHDSAARSSVEQLSKDQKNGKRHNSFGSPKPDSTDQEPRDSSSSSPSLPRFMKATESARAKVNAISSPRSSPDVQDRDFIKKRQSLPGANGRHGSPRIQRSTSQAQHGAKGNGSHVVHEKKWQR, from the exons aGCAAGGGTTCAAGTGACAAGCGTGGATGGAGTTTCCGGAAGAAATCTGCCCGTCATCGAGTTCTCAGCAACACTATCATTTCAGAAACCACCCCTTCCTCGGTGGATAAAGAGAGTCCAGAATCCACAAATCTAAGCTTCCAACAACCAGGTATTCCTCCTGCTCCAGAGAAAATTGCTGTGATACAATGCACTGATGAGAAACCACAGCTGTCAGAGAAACCACAGTTATCTACTTCGACAGAACAGGAATTACCAGAGACCATTGTTGTAACCaaggatgaaaatgaagttGATGACCATGTGGATGAGTCTGTTGTTATTGTCATACAGGCTGCTGTCAGGggttttttg GCTCAAAAAGAACTCCTCAAgcttaaatatattgttaagtTGCAAGCGGCTGTACGCGGTCACCTTGTCAGGCAGCATGCCATTGGAACCCTACGTTGTGTTCAGGCCATTGTTAAAATGCAAGCTCTTGTCCGTGCTCGTCGTGCTCGTTTGTGGGATGAGCAGGTTGTTGGGAAGCATGGCAATCCTATATCCAAGACCTTG CAGAAGGAAAGCTTGGTAATCAAACCAACCACAACATACATTTCCATTGAGAAGCTGCTTAGAAATAGTTTCGCTCATCAG CTGATGGAGTCAACACCAAAGAGGAAGCCTATCCGCATTAAGTGTGATTCTTCTAAACCTAACTCTGGTTGGGAATGGTTGGAGAGGTGGATGTCTGTTTCATCAGCAGAACCAACACCCAGACCAGATTTAATAACTGAACAACTAGAAATAGAGAAGAGTGAGAATGTTACCTCTCCAATGCAAACTAGAGCCCCACCTGAAGGATTCTGCGAGTTGGGAGATTCAAAATCTAATATCGAGGAAATTGTTTTGCCatctgaaagtgaagagaaTATGATAAAATCTGATGCGTCTGACTTCAAGTTTCAGGTGTGCCATCCAAACTCCCCTTTAGCAGGAGATATTTTGGAGCAGCCTCAACCTGAGATGATCGGTAAATCTGACACAGAAGAAACCTCAATAACTATAAATTCGCTTCCGATTCAAACTGTTGAATCTGAAGTGAATTATAAAACAGTGACTGATTCTCTTCCTTGTAAGCAAGAATTGGAAGGTGAACAACCTGATCAACCCAAACGATCTATGAAAAGGGAAGCAGCTGAACAATTGGATACTGAAGAAAAGGAGTTTGTGTATGGATCACTGAAGGCAAGCAATCCTGCTTTCATTGCTTCCCAGACAAAATTCGAGGGGCTGGGTTCAACAGCCAGTTTGAATAGATCATCTAGTTCTTCGCATGAAGATAGTGGAATTGAATCAAACACAGACATATCTGGGATAGATACTGAATCAAGGACAAAGGAGATTGACATGACAGAAAACTCAGTCTCCCACATTTCAAGGGTGCAATATGGTGGCTCTGAATGTGGTACTGAACTTTCTGTTACTTCAACTCTTGATTCACCTGATGCATTTGAAGTTGGAGCTGCAGAGCTCGAGCATGAAGCCAAAGTTCCAGAGGAAGAAACTTGTAATCCTAACAGAGCAAAAGACCAGGAGATCAAAGACAAGGATTCATCCAAGGATCCAGTTTCTAATTTGTCTCACATGAATCAGCCTGAGAAACTTGAGGTCGTCAAAGGTGAATCAGCAAATACAATTGTTGTTGCTGATTCCACACAGGAGGAGATGAATCCAGAGAGAAGTGTATCCGATGTCCAGAGAGAGCTGAACTCTGAGACTGGTGGTCTAGCATATAGATCATCCCCAGAAGTTTCTCCCAGAAGTCTTTTAACTGTGCCAGACTCCCAAGGAACACCTTCAAGTCAGTTATCTGTGAAAGCTAAAAAGAGCAGAGCTGACAGAAGCAGTTCTAGCCAAAAACATAAGTCTTCATCAGCAAGTAAGAGATCTCCATCGAACCCAAATCATGATTCTGCTGCGAGAAGTAGTGTGGAACAATTGTCCAAAGATCAGAAGAATGGGAAGAGGCACAACTCATTTGGTTCTCCAAAACCCGACAGCACTGATCAAGAGCCAAGagatagcagcagcagcagtccTTCTCTCCCTCGTTTCATGAAAGCCACAGAATCAGCAAGAGCCAAAGTGAATGCAATTAGCTCACCAAGATCCAGCCCAGATGTGCAGGACAGAGATTTCATCAAGAAGAGGCAGTCCTTACCTGGTGCAAATGGAAGGCATGGTTCTCCACGCATCCAGCGGTCAACGTCTCAAGCACAGCACGGTGCAAAGGGAAATGGTAGCCACGTTGTTCATG AGAAAAAGTGGCAGAGGTGA
- the LOC133695172 gene encoding protein IQ-DOMAIN 32-like isoform X1 — protein MGRSTSCFKIITCGSDSAGRDDLQLPESKGSSDKRGWSFRKKSARHRVLSNTIISETTPSSVDKESPESTNLSFQQPGIPPAPEKIAVIQCTDEKPQLSEKPQLSTSTEQELPETIVVTKDENEVDDHVDESVVIVIQAAVRGFLAQKELLKLKYIVKLQAAVRGHLVRQHAIGTLRCVQAIVKMQALVRARRARLWDEQVVGKHGNPISKTLQKESLVIKPTTTYISIEKLLRNSFAHQLMESTPKRKPIRIKCDSSKPNSGWEWLERWMSVSSAEPTPRPDLITEQLEIEKSENVTSPMQTRAPPEGFCELGDSKSNIEEIVLPSESEENMIKSDASDFKFQVCHPNSPLAGDILEQPQPEMIGKSDTEETSITINSLPIQTVESEVNYKTVTDSLPCKQELEGEQPDQPKRSMKREAAEQLDTEEKEFVYGSLKASNPAFIASQTKFEGLGSTASLNRSSSSSHEDSGIESNTDISGIDTESRTKEIDMTENSVSHISRVQYGGSECGTELSVTSTLDSPDAFEVGAAELEHEAKVPEEETCNPNRAKDQEIKDKDSSKDPVSNLSHMNQPEKLEVVKGESANTIVVADSTQEEMNPERSVSDVQRELNSETGGLAYRSSPEVSPRSLLTVPDSQGTPSSQLSVKAKKSRADRSSSSQKHKSSSASKRSPSNPNHDSAARSSVEQLSKDQKNGKRHNSFGSPKPDSTDQEPRDSSSSSPSLPRFMKATESARAKVNAISSPRSSPDVQDRDFIKKRQSLPGANGRHGSPRIQRSTSQAQHGAKGNGSHVVHDIARIGDFI, from the exons aGCAAGGGTTCAAGTGACAAGCGTGGATGGAGTTTCCGGAAGAAATCTGCCCGTCATCGAGTTCTCAGCAACACTATCATTTCAGAAACCACCCCTTCCTCGGTGGATAAAGAGAGTCCAGAATCCACAAATCTAAGCTTCCAACAACCAGGTATTCCTCCTGCTCCAGAGAAAATTGCTGTGATACAATGCACTGATGAGAAACCACAGCTGTCAGAGAAACCACAGTTATCTACTTCGACAGAACAGGAATTACCAGAGACCATTGTTGTAACCaaggatgaaaatgaagttGATGACCATGTGGATGAGTCTGTTGTTATTGTCATACAGGCTGCTGTCAGGggttttttg GCTCAAAAAGAACTCCTCAAgcttaaatatattgttaagtTGCAAGCGGCTGTACGCGGTCACCTTGTCAGGCAGCATGCCATTGGAACCCTACGTTGTGTTCAGGCCATTGTTAAAATGCAAGCTCTTGTCCGTGCTCGTCGTGCTCGTTTGTGGGATGAGCAGGTTGTTGGGAAGCATGGCAATCCTATATCCAAGACCTTG CAGAAGGAAAGCTTGGTAATCAAACCAACCACAACATACATTTCCATTGAGAAGCTGCTTAGAAATAGTTTCGCTCATCAG CTGATGGAGTCAACACCAAAGAGGAAGCCTATCCGCATTAAGTGTGATTCTTCTAAACCTAACTCTGGTTGGGAATGGTTGGAGAGGTGGATGTCTGTTTCATCAGCAGAACCAACACCCAGACCAGATTTAATAACTGAACAACTAGAAATAGAGAAGAGTGAGAATGTTACCTCTCCAATGCAAACTAGAGCCCCACCTGAAGGATTCTGCGAGTTGGGAGATTCAAAATCTAATATCGAGGAAATTGTTTTGCCatctgaaagtgaagagaaTATGATAAAATCTGATGCGTCTGACTTCAAGTTTCAGGTGTGCCATCCAAACTCCCCTTTAGCAGGAGATATTTTGGAGCAGCCTCAACCTGAGATGATCGGTAAATCTGACACAGAAGAAACCTCAATAACTATAAATTCGCTTCCGATTCAAACTGTTGAATCTGAAGTGAATTATAAAACAGTGACTGATTCTCTTCCTTGTAAGCAAGAATTGGAAGGTGAACAACCTGATCAACCCAAACGATCTATGAAAAGGGAAGCAGCTGAACAATTGGATACTGAAGAAAAGGAGTTTGTGTATGGATCACTGAAGGCAAGCAATCCTGCTTTCATTGCTTCCCAGACAAAATTCGAGGGGCTGGGTTCAACAGCCAGTTTGAATAGATCATCTAGTTCTTCGCATGAAGATAGTGGAATTGAATCAAACACAGACATATCTGGGATAGATACTGAATCAAGGACAAAGGAGATTGACATGACAGAAAACTCAGTCTCCCACATTTCAAGGGTGCAATATGGTGGCTCTGAATGTGGTACTGAACTTTCTGTTACTTCAACTCTTGATTCACCTGATGCATTTGAAGTTGGAGCTGCAGAGCTCGAGCATGAAGCCAAAGTTCCAGAGGAAGAAACTTGTAATCCTAACAGAGCAAAAGACCAGGAGATCAAAGACAAGGATTCATCCAAGGATCCAGTTTCTAATTTGTCTCACATGAATCAGCCTGAGAAACTTGAGGTCGTCAAAGGTGAATCAGCAAATACAATTGTTGTTGCTGATTCCACACAGGAGGAGATGAATCCAGAGAGAAGTGTATCCGATGTCCAGAGAGAGCTGAACTCTGAGACTGGTGGTCTAGCATATAGATCATCCCCAGAAGTTTCTCCCAGAAGTCTTTTAACTGTGCCAGACTCCCAAGGAACACCTTCAAGTCAGTTATCTGTGAAAGCTAAAAAGAGCAGAGCTGACAGAAGCAGTTCTAGCCAAAAACATAAGTCTTCATCAGCAAGTAAGAGATCTCCATCGAACCCAAATCATGATTCTGCTGCGAGAAGTAGTGTGGAACAATTGTCCAAAGATCAGAAGAATGGGAAGAGGCACAACTCATTTGGTTCTCCAAAACCCGACAGCACTGATCAAGAGCCAAGagatagcagcagcagcagtccTTCTCTCCCTCGTTTCATGAAAGCCACAGAATCAGCAAGAGCCAAAGTGAATGCAATTAGCTCACCAAGATCCAGCCCAGATGTGCAGGACAGAGATTTCATCAAGAAGAGGCAGTCCTTACCTGGTGCAAATGGAAGGCATGGTTCTCCACGCATCCAGCGGTCAACGTCTCAAGCACAGCACGGTGCAAAGGGAAATGGTAGCCACGTTGTTCATG ATATTGCTCGTATTGgggattttatttag
- the LOC133695172 gene encoding protein IQ-DOMAIN 32-like isoform X2, whose amino-acid sequence MGRSTSCFKIITCGSDSAGRDDLQLPESKGSSDKRGWSFRKKSARHRVLSNTIISETTPSSVDKESPESTNLSFQQPGIPPAPEKIAVIQCTDEKPQLSEKPQLSTSTEQELPETIVVTKDENEVDDHVDESVVIVIQAAVRGFLAQKELLKLKYIVKLQAAVRGHLVRQHAIGTLRCVQAIVKMQALVRARRARLWDEQVVGKHGNPISKTLKESLVIKPTTTYISIEKLLRNSFAHQLMESTPKRKPIRIKCDSSKPNSGWEWLERWMSVSSAEPTPRPDLITEQLEIEKSENVTSPMQTRAPPEGFCELGDSKSNIEEIVLPSESEENMIKSDASDFKFQVCHPNSPLAGDILEQPQPEMIGKSDTEETSITINSLPIQTVESEVNYKTVTDSLPCKQELEGEQPDQPKRSMKREAAEQLDTEEKEFVYGSLKASNPAFIASQTKFEGLGSTASLNRSSSSSHEDSGIESNTDISGIDTESRTKEIDMTENSVSHISRVQYGGSECGTELSVTSTLDSPDAFEVGAAELEHEAKVPEEETCNPNRAKDQEIKDKDSSKDPVSNLSHMNQPEKLEVVKGESANTIVVADSTQEEMNPERSVSDVQRELNSETGGLAYRSSPEVSPRSLLTVPDSQGTPSSQLSVKAKKSRADRSSSSQKHKSSSASKRSPSNPNHDSAARSSVEQLSKDQKNGKRHNSFGSPKPDSTDQEPRDSSSSSPSLPRFMKATESARAKVNAISSPRSSPDVQDRDFIKKRQSLPGANGRHGSPRIQRSTSQAQHGAKGNGSHVVHDIARIGDFI is encoded by the exons aGCAAGGGTTCAAGTGACAAGCGTGGATGGAGTTTCCGGAAGAAATCTGCCCGTCATCGAGTTCTCAGCAACACTATCATTTCAGAAACCACCCCTTCCTCGGTGGATAAAGAGAGTCCAGAATCCACAAATCTAAGCTTCCAACAACCAGGTATTCCTCCTGCTCCAGAGAAAATTGCTGTGATACAATGCACTGATGAGAAACCACAGCTGTCAGAGAAACCACAGTTATCTACTTCGACAGAACAGGAATTACCAGAGACCATTGTTGTAACCaaggatgaaaatgaagttGATGACCATGTGGATGAGTCTGTTGTTATTGTCATACAGGCTGCTGTCAGGggttttttg GCTCAAAAAGAACTCCTCAAgcttaaatatattgttaagtTGCAAGCGGCTGTACGCGGTCACCTTGTCAGGCAGCATGCCATTGGAACCCTACGTTGTGTTCAGGCCATTGTTAAAATGCAAGCTCTTGTCCGTGCTCGTCGTGCTCGTTTGTGGGATGAGCAGGTTGTTGGGAAGCATGGCAATCCTATATCCAAGACCTTG AAGGAAAGCTTGGTAATCAAACCAACCACAACATACATTTCCATTGAGAAGCTGCTTAGAAATAGTTTCGCTCATCAG CTGATGGAGTCAACACCAAAGAGGAAGCCTATCCGCATTAAGTGTGATTCTTCTAAACCTAACTCTGGTTGGGAATGGTTGGAGAGGTGGATGTCTGTTTCATCAGCAGAACCAACACCCAGACCAGATTTAATAACTGAACAACTAGAAATAGAGAAGAGTGAGAATGTTACCTCTCCAATGCAAACTAGAGCCCCACCTGAAGGATTCTGCGAGTTGGGAGATTCAAAATCTAATATCGAGGAAATTGTTTTGCCatctgaaagtgaagagaaTATGATAAAATCTGATGCGTCTGACTTCAAGTTTCAGGTGTGCCATCCAAACTCCCCTTTAGCAGGAGATATTTTGGAGCAGCCTCAACCTGAGATGATCGGTAAATCTGACACAGAAGAAACCTCAATAACTATAAATTCGCTTCCGATTCAAACTGTTGAATCTGAAGTGAATTATAAAACAGTGACTGATTCTCTTCCTTGTAAGCAAGAATTGGAAGGTGAACAACCTGATCAACCCAAACGATCTATGAAAAGGGAAGCAGCTGAACAATTGGATACTGAAGAAAAGGAGTTTGTGTATGGATCACTGAAGGCAAGCAATCCTGCTTTCATTGCTTCCCAGACAAAATTCGAGGGGCTGGGTTCAACAGCCAGTTTGAATAGATCATCTAGTTCTTCGCATGAAGATAGTGGAATTGAATCAAACACAGACATATCTGGGATAGATACTGAATCAAGGACAAAGGAGATTGACATGACAGAAAACTCAGTCTCCCACATTTCAAGGGTGCAATATGGTGGCTCTGAATGTGGTACTGAACTTTCTGTTACTTCAACTCTTGATTCACCTGATGCATTTGAAGTTGGAGCTGCAGAGCTCGAGCATGAAGCCAAAGTTCCAGAGGAAGAAACTTGTAATCCTAACAGAGCAAAAGACCAGGAGATCAAAGACAAGGATTCATCCAAGGATCCAGTTTCTAATTTGTCTCACATGAATCAGCCTGAGAAACTTGAGGTCGTCAAAGGTGAATCAGCAAATACAATTGTTGTTGCTGATTCCACACAGGAGGAGATGAATCCAGAGAGAAGTGTATCCGATGTCCAGAGAGAGCTGAACTCTGAGACTGGTGGTCTAGCATATAGATCATCCCCAGAAGTTTCTCCCAGAAGTCTTTTAACTGTGCCAGACTCCCAAGGAACACCTTCAAGTCAGTTATCTGTGAAAGCTAAAAAGAGCAGAGCTGACAGAAGCAGTTCTAGCCAAAAACATAAGTCTTCATCAGCAAGTAAGAGATCTCCATCGAACCCAAATCATGATTCTGCTGCGAGAAGTAGTGTGGAACAATTGTCCAAAGATCAGAAGAATGGGAAGAGGCACAACTCATTTGGTTCTCCAAAACCCGACAGCACTGATCAAGAGCCAAGagatagcagcagcagcagtccTTCTCTCCCTCGTTTCATGAAAGCCACAGAATCAGCAAGAGCCAAAGTGAATGCAATTAGCTCACCAAGATCCAGCCCAGATGTGCAGGACAGAGATTTCATCAAGAAGAGGCAGTCCTTACCTGGTGCAAATGGAAGGCATGGTTCTCCACGCATCCAGCGGTCAACGTCTCAAGCACAGCACGGTGCAAAGGGAAATGGTAGCCACGTTGTTCATG ATATTGCTCGTATTGgggattttatttag